Within the Candidatus Binataceae bacterium genome, the region CGACCTTGAGATCCCGCGCGATCGCCTGGTCGTCATCACCGGGCTTTCGGGTTCGGGCAAGTCCTCGCTCGCCTTCGACACGATCTACGCCGAAGGTCAGCGCCGCTATGTCGAGTCGCTCTCGGCCTACGCGCGCCAGTTCCTGGAGCAGATGGAGAAGCCGGACGTCGATTCGATCGAGGGCTTGTCGCCGGCAATCTCGATCGAGCAGAAGACGACCTCGCGCAATCCGCGCTCGACTGTCGCCACCATCACGGAAATTTACGACTATCTGCGGCTCCTGTTCGCGCGCGTCGGACATGCGTTCTGTCCCAACTGCGGGCGCGAAATCACCCAGCAGAGCGTCCAGCAGATCGTCGACCGCATCATGGCGTGGCCCGAGGGCACGCGCATCCACGTGCTCGCACCGATCGTGCGCGACCGCAAAGGCGAGTATCGCAAGGAGTTGAGCGATCTCCGGCGCGCCGGATTCGTGCGGGTCAAGGTCGACGGCGCGGTGCGCGAGCTGGGCGAGGAAATAGCGCTCAATAAGAACCAGCGCCATTCGATCGACGTCATCGTCGACCGCCTCGCGATCCGCCGCGGGATCGAAAAGCGGCTAAGCGATTCGCTCGAGGTCGCCTTCAAGTACGGCCACGACCTGCTCAAAATCGAGCGCCTCGAGGGCAAGGACGCGGGCGAGGTTTACTTCAGCCAGCGCTTCGCGTGCGTGGAGTGCGGAATCTCCTATCCCGAGATTACGCCGCGGATGTTTTCGTTCAACAGCCCGCACGGCGCCTGTCCGTCCTGCTCCGGCATCGGCTCGATCATGTATTTCGATCCCGAGCTGGTGGTGCAGAACGAAGACCTCAGCATCGCCGACGGCGCGATCGCGCCGTGGGCGACGATGAACTACATGCAGCCCGTGCTCGAGGCGCTGGCGGCGCACTACGAGTTCAGCCTCGACACGCCCTGGAAGAGCATCCCGGCCAAGGTGCGCCGGGCGATCCTCGAGGGCTCCGGCGACGAGGAGATCGCGTTTACCTACCAGCGCGGCGAACATCGCCGCGGCTATGAGCGCGCGTTCGAGGGCGTGCTGACCTGGCTCGACCGGCGCTACAAGGAGACCGACTCCGAAAGCATCCGCGAGATGCTCGAAGCGTACATGAACATGCGGCCGTGCCCGGAGTGCGGGGGCGCGCGGCTCAAGAAGGAAAGCCTCTACGTCCGCTTCAACGGCAAGTCGATCGCCGAAGTCTCGGCGATGTCAGTCAAGCAGGCGGTCGTTTTTTTCGCGGCGCCCAAACTGAGCCGCCAGGAAGAGGAGATCGCGCGGCTCATTCTCAAGGAGATCCGCGAGCGGCTCGGCTTCCTAGCCGACGTGGGACTCGACTACCTGACGCTCGACCGCGTTTCGGCAAGCCTCTCGGGCGGCGAAGGCCAGCGCATCCGCCTCGCCACGCAAATCGGCTCGAGCCTGGTCGGCGTGCTGTACATTCTCGACGAGCCGTCCATCGGACTGCATCAGCGCGACAATCAGCGGCTGCTTTCGACGCTCAAGCGCCTGCGCGACCTCGGCAACACCGTGCTCGTGGTCGAACACGACCGCGACACGATGCTCGACGCCGATCATCTGATCGACATGGGGCCCGGCGCCGGCGTGCACGGCGGCTACCTGGTCGCGCAGGGGACGCCCGAGCAGGTGATGCGCAATCCAGCCTCGCTGACCGGGCGCTACCTCAAGGGTGAACTGGAGATCGCGACGCCGCGACGCCGCCGCCAGCTTTCCGGGCGCTCGCTCACGATCAAGGGCGCGCGGGAGAACAACCTGCGCGATCTCACCGTGAGCTTTCCGCTCGGCGTGTTCATCTGCGTCACCGGCGTTTCCGGATCGGGCAAGTCGTCGCTGGTGCTGGACACGCTCTACCGCGCGCTCGCGCAGAAGCTCAATCGTTCGCGCGAGCGCGCCGGCGCGCACAAGAGCATCGAGGGCGTCGAGCACCTGGACAAGGTGATCCATGTCGACCAGAGCCCGATCGGGCGCACGCCGCGCTCCAACCCCGCGACCTACACCGGTCTCTTCACCCACATCCGCGAGCTTTTCGCGCAACTGCCCGAGGCGCGGATGCGCGGCTACGGACCGGGGCGGTTCTCGTTCAACGTCAAGGGCGGACGATGCGAGGCCTGCCAGGGCGACGGCATCATCCGGATCGAGATGCACTTTCTGCCCGACGTTTACGTGACCTGCGAAGTGTGCAGCGGCAAACGCTACAACCGCGACACGCTGGAGATCCAGTACAAAGGCAAGAGCATCGCCGAAGTGCTCAACATGACCGTGCTCGACGCGGTCGAGTTCATGGGCTCGGTGCCGCCGATCCGTCAGAAACTCGAGACCCTGCGCGACGTCGGGCTCGACTACATCCATCTCGGCCAGTCAGCGACCACGCTCTCGGGCGGCGAAGCGCAGCGCATCAAGCTCGCCAAGGAACTCGCGCGCCGCGCCACCGGGCGCACGCTCTATATCCTCGACGAGCCCACCACCGGCCTTCACTTCGACGACATCAAGCGTCTGCTCGAAGTGCTCGGACGGCTGGCCGACGCCGGCAACACCATCATCGTGATCGAGCACAACCTCGACGTGATCAAGACCGCGGACTATGTCATCGATCTCGGTCCCGAGGGCGGCGATCGCGGCGGCCAGATCGTCGCCAAGGGCACGCCGGAGGAAATCGCGGCGGCGGCGAATTCGTCCACGGGACAATTCCTGCGCCAGGTTCTGGGCCATCGCGCCGCCGCCTGAGGGGCCTGGCGCAGAGAACGTCGTGTGCCGCTCGCCCTGAGGCTCGCTTGAAACGCGTCGGCACAGCGATTCTTGCCTTGGCGATCGGGCTTGCCGGATGCGCTCGCGGTCCGGAGCCGCGCCAGCTCAAAGAGCAACTCCGACGCGAGCTTCCGCTCGGCACACCGTCGAGCCAGGTCGAGGCGTACCTGACGGCCAAGGGATGGCGCCACAGCTATCTGCCCGACGAGCGCTCCTACCTGGCCGGGATTAACAATGTCGGTCCGCGCTTCAGCTTCACCCGCGAGGATATCGCTATTCGGATCGATATGGACAAAGGCGGACGCGTGACGGCGATTAGCGTCACCCCTTTCTTCACTTATCACGGCAGATAGCGCGCGCCGGCGAGCATGCGGGCATGCAGAGTACCAAGGCAGCCCGCTGTGGTATAAATCGCGCGTAAATCGCGCGCACATCGGAGGTACGGCAGATGGAAAGCAAACGTCCGCAGGCGCCAGGTTTCCCCGAGCCCGAAGCGTATGACTGGAACCAGATCGTCGACGATCTGAACCGGCTGCTGCGGCTGCGCACCACGCCGATCGGGATGAAACTGTTCCCCACGGTCGAGGAGATGGAGCGGATTCCCAAGCTGCGCCGGCCGAAATCGATCCATACGACCGACCAGATCGTCGCCCAGGCCGCGCGTCTCGGATGGACCGTCGGCATCACCGCCAAGGACCTGGTCGGCGCGCAGTGCGCAGTGGTGATCGGATTGCAGTCCGCTGACGAAGACTGGCTTTCGGGCAAACGGATGGCTGGCGTGTGGTACTCGACCGTCGAGGACTCTTCGGCCCATCAGCACGCGATGGACGTCGTGCCGCACGGCCGCTACGCAGCGATGGCGGTCTCGCCGGTGACCTCCGGACGGCTCAGCCCGCCCGACGTCTGCCTCATCTACGGCACCCCGGGCCAGATGATCATCTTCATCAACGGCCTGCAGTGGGCGGGCTACAAGAAATTCGAGTGGGGATGCGTCGGCGAGTCGGCGTGCGCGGATTCGTGGGGGCGCGCGCTCAAGACCGGAGAGCCGAGCCTCTCGATCCCGTGCTTCGCCGAGCGCCGCTACGGCGGCGTGCTCGACGACGAACTGCTGATGGCGATTCCGCCGCGCTACCTGCCGCGGACGATCGAAGGGATGAAACGGCTCGCCGGCAATGGCCTGCGCTATCCGATTCCGCAGTACGGGATCCAGTCGGACGCGCGCGCCGGGCTCGGCGTGAGCTACAGCTCCAAGGACTGAGCGGCGAACCGTCCCGCGGCCGGATTCGGCCGTATTCCTCGCGGTTATCTGCGCTCCGCCCCCTCACCCTTGCTTCGATATATCGAGTCGATATATTGTGACGCTGTAGGACGGCGGCGATGGAATCAAACCTCACGAAACCGCGAGTCGCGGCTCGACCGAGGCCTTCGGCCGATAGGCATCCGTACTCGCGCTGGGTCGCGCCGCCCGAAGTCGGCTGGCCCAAAAGGCCGCCGCGCATCGACATAAAGTTCCCCATCCTGGGCTTCCTGATGGAGTCCGAGATGACCGGCTACGACATCAAACGCAGGTTCCGCGATCCGATCGGCTTCTTCTACCGCGCCAGCGACGGCTCGCTCTATCCGGCGCTCAAGAAGCTCGCCCGCGACGCGATGGTCACGATGCGGACCGAGCGCCAAGGCCGGCGCGCGCGCAAGGTTTACGCGATCACACCCAAGGGGCGCGAGCATTTCCTGCGCACCCTGCGCGAGCCGGCGCAGCCGATCTTCGTTTACGACGAAGCGCAGGTGAAAATCTATTTCGCCCATCACGATCCCGAAGCCGCGCTCCATCATGTCGAGCGCGAGCGGCGCTTCGCGAGCGCGTGGCGGTCCTTTCTCGAACGGCTGCTGGAGGAGATGAAGACCCATGGCGCGAGTCCGTTTCGCACGAGCATGGTCGAAATCGGCCATGGGATCGCCGCGCTCAAGGCCGACCTGTTCGCGAAACTGATGCTCCGGCTGGAGCGCGATCTCCGCGGCGGCTCACGCGCCCGGATCGGGTCGCGCAGCGGCCTCAAAACGGGCGGAACTTTCCGCGATGCGCGCAAATCGGTCGCGGCGCGCACCAAAAATGACGCACGCACATGAAGCGCATCATCCGCAGACTGGTCAAGCTCGCAATCCTGGCGCTGGTTCTCGGCGGCGGCTACTACCTCGGCGGCCGGTATCTCTGGCCCGCGCCCGATACGCACACAATTCAGACCGTCGGCATAATTGAAGCGCCGGAGGTCAACATCACCAGCCGCATCGCCGGCCGCATCGTTCAGCTTGACCTGCTCGAGGGCGACACGGTCGAGCGCGGTCAGGTCGTGTGCCGCACCGAAGATATCGACATTAAAAACCAACTGGCCAAGGCGCGCGGCGACCTCGCCAACGCCGCCGCCGCGCTGCGCAACGCCGAGATCACGATGGCGCGCAACGACAAGCTTTTTGCGGAGCACGTGATCTCCGCCAAGGACCGCGACGACTCGCGCATGGCGCTCGACAGCGACCGCGGCGCAGTTACGGCCGCGCAGGCCAACGTGCAGTTCTATACCGACCAGTTGAACGACACGGTCATCCGCGCTCCGATTTCCGGCACGGTGGTGAGCAAGAACCTCGAAATCGGCGAATGGGTCACGCCCGGCACGCCCATCCTGACCGTGGACGATCTCTCGACCATCTGGGCGCGCGTGGACATGGAGGAAACCGACCTCGGCGCAATCCGCATCGGCAGCCCGGCGCAGGTGACGTTGCCGACCCGTCCTCCGCTGGTATTTTCGGGACAGGTGATGGCGATCGCTCAGGAAGGACAATTCGCGACCGAGACCGACGTGCGCCGCGGCCGCCAGGACATCCGCACCTTCTACGTCAAGGTGCGAGTGCTGCAGGCGACCGGCCAGGTGAAGCCGGGGATGACCGCCGAGGTCGCGTTTGCGCTCAACAATGGAATCGCAGTCAGCAGCAATACAGGCGCGCGAACTAACTAAACGCTTCGGCGAGTTCACCGCCGTCGATCACGTCACCTTCGAGGTCCGGCGCGGCGAACTCTTCGGCCTGCTCGGGCCCAACGGCGCGGGCAAAACCACGCTCAGCCGGATGCTGACGACGCTGCTGGTGCCGACCTCGGGCGAGGCGTTCGTCGCCGGCTTCGACATCGCCCGCGATCCGGGGCGCGTGCGCGAGGCAATCGGCGTGATTCCGCAAGCGCTGACCTCCGACCTCGACCTCACCGGATGGGAGAACGTCGATATCTACGGCGGCTTCTATAATCTCGGCCGGCGCGCGCGCCGCGAACGCGCGCAGCACCTGTTGCACATGGTCGGGTTGACCGAGCGCGCCAACGATCTGGTGCAAACCTACTCGGGCGGGATGCGGCGGCGGCTGGAGATCGCGCGCGGGCTCATCCACTCGCCCGAAGTGCTGTTCCTCGACGAACCGACGATCGGGCTTGACCCGCAAAGCCGGCGCGCGGTGTGGGAATTGCTCGAACAGTTGCGGACCGAAACCGGGCTCACCATCTCGCTGACCACGCATTACATGGACGAGGCCGAAACACTGTGCGACCGAATCGCGATCGTGGACGGGGGAAAAATCATCGCGATCGGAACGCCCGTCGAGCTCAAGGCGAAGGTCAAGGGCTCGGACCGCATCGAACTCGAAGTAACTGGCGATGCCGAAAAGGTCGTCACGATGCTGCGCGGACAGCCGGGCGTCCTGGACGTCGCGCGCGATCCCGACGGTCCGATTGTCGTCTCCGCCGACGACGGCGCGCACGTGATGCCGAGGATCATCGCCGAAATCGAAAACTCGGGCGCCAGCGTCTCTTCGATCAAACTGGAGCGGATGTCGCTCGAGGACGTGTTCATCCGCTTCACCGGGCGCCGCTTGCGCGACGAGCCCGCGCGCAAGGGCGGCTTCTTCAGCTCGAGCTTCGGGATGCCGATGCCGCCGGGGCGCTGACGGAGAGATTCCGCGATGAGAAAGACCTGGTCGATAATGCGCCGCGACCTGCTCAAGATCGGACGCAACCCGCTTACCATCTTCACCAGCGTTCTGCTGCCGATCATCTACCTGCTCATCTTCGGCAACTCGTTTCAGGGCGTGCTCAAGCATCTGCCGGTCGTGATCGTCAGCCAGGACAACGGCCCCTATGCGATCCGCGTGATGGAGCAGATGCAGGCGCTGGCCGCCGGTCCCCGCGTCATCACCATCACCTACAACAGCGATGCGGGCGCGGCGATCCAGGACGTGCGCAACGGCGTTTACAAGGCCGCGCTTATCATCCCGCCCGATTTCAGCCACGACATCGCCGAGGGCCGCATCGGCGAGCTCGGACTGTTCACCGACAACGTTGACGCGATCAGCGCCAACACCCTGACTGGTGTGTTCAGCCAGGCGACCGCCGCGATCCGCGCCGGCTACGTCACGGCACGCGAACCCAAGCTCGACCAGATAGTGATCCGCCCGAGCAACCTTTTCACCACGGTCGATTATGACCGCTCGCTCATCCCAGGCGTAATCGTGATGGCGCTTTTCATGGGCTCGCTCACCTCGGGCGTGTTCAACTGGGTGATGGACCGCTTCATGGGGATCACCGAGTGCTACCTGGTGACACCGCTGTCGCGCTGGAACCTCGCCGCCGGCGTGCTCGGATCGAGCGTGCTGGTGACCAGCGTTGCCTCCGTGATCGTGCTCGCGGCGGGGCTGCTGATGACCAGCGGAACGATTACCGGCGGCGCGCCCGCCGCCGCGATGCTGGTGGGCGTGATCGTGCTTGGGGCGACCGGAATCCTCGCGATGACCTTCGTTATCCTGGCGCGCGCAAACAATCCTCGCGTGGTCGGCGCGTCGGCCGGCTTCCTCAACGTGATTCTGTTTTTTCCGAGCGGCGCGATTTATCCGACGGAGAGCTTTCCTACCTGGCTGCGGACCTTCGCGCACTATAATCCCGAAACTCACGCGGTGAGCGCGCTCAAATCGATCCTGTTCAAGGGCGCGAACCTCGCCGCCATCTCCAACGACCTGGCGTTCCTGGTGGTGTTTACCGCCGCGATGCTGGTGATCGCGAGCATGACCGTGAAGCGCACGCTCTAAACCATCGCGCCAACAGTCGCGCGCGTTACTTCCGATCCGCTACTTTCCGGTCCCGCCAGCTCAAATAGAGACCGACATTGCCGAGCAGCGCGAAGGTGACCGGCATCCCGAGCGCGTACGGGGCGACCCTGAGCGACTCATTGTCGATCGCAAAGCCGAGGATCAGCAAAACGGCCGCCACCGCTTCGAGTGCACCGAGGAAGAAGATCAGCGTTTTATGTTCGCGTCGGCTGTTTTCCGCCCTGCTAGCGATTGGCCCCCCAAGCCCCTACCGGGCCGTTCAGTCCCGTGAAAGTCAATCGGCAGGCAACTCTGCGGCGAGATTGAACAATTCCTGCAGGCTCTGATTGAAGCGATAGAACTTGTCCTCACGCAACTGGTCGGCGGACTCGAGCCACAGCTCGTCGCCGATGAGCGCGAGCGAGTTGAGCGTATGCCGCAACTCCGGACGGCCGCCCCGCGCTATCTCATCCAGCATCCGCCGCCACACCGCGCGCCGCGCGCAAATCGTGAAATCGGCATCGAACGACGCGGCCGCTCCTGGAGCCAGCGCCGCCGCGTCGGTCAACGCGTAGCCCTGCATCGCGACACCGGTATTCTGCTCCTCCCCGCCACCGTCGTCGTTGCCTCCGTCCTGGTCCGGCAGCACGCGCACGATGAAGCGCGTCTCGACGTAGCCGATTCGCCGAAAAAGCTCGCCCCGGGAGGCCATCAGGCGGCCCAGGGCGAGAAACCACTGCGGCTCAGGAAACTTCGGCGCCATCAGGAGACGAGTTTCGCGAAGTCGGTCGGCAGCAGGCAGCGCGGGCGCCGCTCGAGCCCGGCCGAATCGCAGCGCTGCAGGTACTCGCCGACGATCCGCCGCCACAATTGCGACTGCATCTCCATCCCCTTGTCGAAATGCGCGATTCCGCCGCCCATGAGCACCGCCATCGGTTCCACCGACTCGGGCTCGCTGAAGATTTCGAGCAGGATGCGCTCGGCGTCGTCGAGTTCGGTGTGAATCTCCTCGGCCAGCTCGGGGCGCGATTTTAGCTGGGCGCGCAGATGCATCGTGCCGTATCCGACGTGGCGCGATTCGTCCTGCATGCAACGGCGGAAGATTTCCTGGTCGACCCGGCTCGGCGCGATAAACTCGCCCTGACGGAAGATCGTCAGCACGAAGCCCTCACCCAGCAGATGGAGCCGGCCGGTTTGCGCCGAGAAGCTCGGCGCGTCGAAGATCTTTTTCAGCCCGAGCTCGCTGTAGGCGCTGGCTTTGCCGAGGCCGCCGCCGTTGGCGAGCGCGCGCTTGCGGAAGACGTCCATGTGGCGCGCCTCGTCCATCGCCTGCGTGGCGAGGAACAGCTTGACCTCGAAGAAGTCCTGGTTGATGCGGCTCATCCAGCGCGTCGGCGCGTCGGCGGCGATAAATTCGACCTCGGTGAGGAACGTGCAGAGCTGGCACATCGCACGCTCGAGGTCGTCGGGCAGCGGCTTGAGCTCGTCCCACGGAATGTCGCGCGCGGAGCTCCACTGGCGCGCCACCGCTTCCTCATAGAGCTCGGTCACGTTGTCGGCCCAGCACTCGTCCTTGTTGTTGATGGTGAAGCCGAGCGACGGCACGTTGTCGGGAACGATACTGCCGCGCGGCGCCATCGACAGATGCTTGCCGCCGCGCTCCGGCACCACGCCGTAGCTGCCGATCTCGATGTCCTTGAGGCGCAACCCGAGGCCTGACGGCTTCGCGTGCATGCCCCACTGCCCCGTCTCCTTCATCCAGCTGAGGTCGGGCGTGCCGCTCTCGAAGAGCTTCTGGAGATAGGCCGAGGGCTCGACTTTGTAGCGTGCCTCGGTGCCGACGCGATGTTCATCCTTGATCGGAATGGTAGGCATGGAGGTCCTCCTCGCCTGCGGACGTGAGGCCATTGCCTCAGAATCGGTGCGATGTGTCAACTCGCTTTGGAGATCTTGCGCCAGCGGGCCGCCGGCTAAATTGCCGCGTCGCCGCGCGTGTGTTAGCGTTCCGGCTCCGCTAAAATCGTCCGCACGGGGGCGGCGTACCCAAGTGGCTAAGGGAGAGGTCTGCAAAACCTCGATTCAGCGGTTCGAATCCGCTCGCCGCCTCCAATTTTCTCTCCAGAAAACGCTTATTTGACGGGCACTTTTCGACGGTGCGACAGCCGCGCCAGATCGACCGCCCGGCCTGCACGGCATGAATACCGGCATATCAAGGAGATGATCTGTGGATTCTCCCCGACCAAAAAGCCGCGGTCGGGTACAGACTTTCTTGGCATCGCGCCGGAGGATCGGCGCTATGTCCTCTCTCCCTTTGCTCGGACTCCTTTGCACTTGTGCTTTTCGCGGAGATAAGAGCGAATCTCGGATTGGGAGACGCCCTTCTCCATCATTGCACTTAACTCGTCGTCGCGTATTCGTTGACCCCCAGAACCGTTAGCAGCGACTTCGCTATCGTGTCGAGTTGCTGGTCGGTCTCCTCAAAAAGAACCCGCATCTGCTTTAGCTCGTGAGCCATAGCGGCGCGTCCCTCTGAGCGCACAAAATCCGTCGCATGATCGCGAAAGAAGCGATGAACCAACCGATTACGCGCGGTGAGGCTTTCGACCAGCTTGTCATCGAGTCGCTGCGGGACCGCGATACCCGAAGATTTGATGGCCTTTATAAGGGAGCCAAACGTCCGCTTAAAATGCTGTTCCTCTAACGTGTCAACATAATTTTCATAGTGTGCATAATTCAAGAATCGGCGCTTAGCTTGCATCACGTGTATGACATTGAGCAGCAGCAGGCAGTTGCACACACCGTGCTCCAACACCTGCGCCATATATATCGCTAATCCCGCGAGGGCATAAATCTCTCTAATTTCTTGCTCACCTACTTTTGTGGGCTGGGTTACCCAATCCGGCAAAGATCGAGGGTCCACGATTTCCGTACTCCTTCGTCTGACAAAACTCCGCGCCAATCGCGAGAGGACTGTAGTTGCTACATCGGTCTCCGTATCACTTGCAACATTCGGGCAGCCCGGCACAATGCCCGGCTGCTCGATAGCTATTCGCTCACTTCCACCGAGTCGCCTTTGCCCGGCACGAAGATGCAGTGATGGCGAGCGCCCGCTTGGTGAATGACGGGAGCGGCGACCAGTCTCCGCGAAACACCGAGAGATCGGGCAGCGCCATGATGCGGAAGCCGTGAGTCGTCCGCCAGCATTTTGCGCCTGCCGCGCTCAACTCGCTCTGGCGATGGCGATGTTGGCGGCGCGGGCGTTTCTTTCGGCGGCGGCTCCAGCGTGCAGCCGCGCGAACCGCGGAATCCTCGATGTCCCGCCCCGCCCATCGGGCTAGTCATATCCCTTTGGCGGGCCGGATAACTGCAAAACCTCGATTCAGCGGTTCGAATCCGCTCGCCGCCTCCAATTAAGCTCCTCCTGACAAAGGTCAGCGTCTCTGCACCCGTTGCGGCCCGGCCCGATCGGTTTTCGGTTTCCGTGGCCGGTCGAAGGGCTTATGCTTGACGCCGGGTAGCGCAAGGAAAACGAGAGCGGAAAAGGAGAGAACGTTCTGCAATCGAAAGAACTCCAGGACAAAATCCAGGGCGCCCTGATAACCGTGACCGACGCTAATTTCGAGCACCTGCGGCACGAGATGATCTGGAATCTGCTCGCGCCCGACCGCCGTCCGCGTCTCATCGTGCAGGCGGCCAACGAGAACGACGTCGCCCAGGCGATAAAGTTTGCCCGCGCCAACCGGATGAAGGTCGCGGTGCGCGGCGGCGGCCACAGCTGGGTCGGGTTTTCGTTCCGCGACGATAGCCTGCTGATCGATCTCGGCCGCCTGAGCGGCGTCTCAATCGACCGCGAAAATCGCCTGGCGCGGGTTCAGCCGGCCGTGCGCGGCTGCGACCTCGATCGTATGCTGGCCGCGCAGGGATTGGCGTTTCCCGTCGGCCACTGCGGGACCGTTCCAATGAGCGGGTACCTGCTGAACGGCGGTATCGGCTGGAACTACAACGATTGGGGCGTGGCCTGCTTCAGCATCGAAGGGGCGAAGGTGGTGACGGCCGCCGGCGATACGGTAGTCGCCGGCGAAGGGGAAAATTCCGACCTGCTATGGGCGATTCGCGGAGGCGGGCCCGGGTTCTTCGGCGTGGTAACCGAATACACGTTGCGCGTTTATCGCGCACCACAGGCGGTCACGACCAGCAGCTATTTCTACCCGCTCGAACGGATCGAAGACGTCGGACCCTGGGCGGCCGAGGTCGCGCGCAGGATGCCGCGGCACGTCGAACTCACGATTCTGATTGCAGCGGCGCCGCCGGCTATCGCCGATCGATGCAAATCCACCAACGGCTTCGTCTGCGCGGCTCTCGGCACCGCATTCGTCGATAGTGCAAGCGAGGCTGCCGCCGCGCTCGGTCCCCTGGAGAGCTGTCCGGCCTTATCGGATTGCCTGCTGAAAGAACTGAACACGCCGACGCCGATCGACGGGCTGCACGAGCTGGGCGCCGGGCTCTGGCCTGAAAGGCATCGCTACCTGGCGGACACGCTATGGACCAATTCGCCGCCGGCGAGCGTGCTCGCGGCCGCGCGCGAGCATTTCGTGCGCGCGCCGTCGACGAAATCAGTCGCGGTCCTCAGCTTCAGGAGCGGCGGCACTCACGCACCGCTCCCCGACGCTGCGTATTCGATGACGGCCGATGCGCTCTTGCTCTGCTACGCGGTCTGGGAGCGGTCCGAAGATGACGCGGCCAACGCCGCCTGGCACCGCGCGGCGATCGCGGAACTCGATCGGTATGCGGTGGGGCATTACGTCGGCGAATCCGACATCGTCGCGAGCCCCATCCGCGCCGAACGGGCGTACGCAAAAGCGAACTGGGAGCGCATGCAGGCGCTCCGGCGAAAGTACGACCCCGAAGGGCTCT harbors:
- the uvrA gene encoding excinuclease ABC subunit UvrA translates to MADRIVIKGAREHNLKNIDLEIPRDRLVVITGLSGSGKSSLAFDTIYAEGQRRYVESLSAYARQFLEQMEKPDVDSIEGLSPAISIEQKTTSRNPRSTVATITEIYDYLRLLFARVGHAFCPNCGREITQQSVQQIVDRIMAWPEGTRIHVLAPIVRDRKGEYRKELSDLRRAGFVRVKVDGAVRELGEEIALNKNQRHSIDVIVDRLAIRRGIEKRLSDSLEVAFKYGHDLLKIERLEGKDAGEVYFSQRFACVECGISYPEITPRMFSFNSPHGACPSCSGIGSIMYFDPELVVQNEDLSIADGAIAPWATMNYMQPVLEALAAHYEFSLDTPWKSIPAKVRRAILEGSGDEEIAFTYQRGEHRRGYERAFEGVLTWLDRRYKETDSESIREMLEAYMNMRPCPECGGARLKKESLYVRFNGKSIAEVSAMSVKQAVVFFAAPKLSRQEEEIARLILKEIRERLGFLADVGLDYLTLDRVSASLSGGEGQRIRLATQIGSSLVGVLYILDEPSIGLHQRDNQRLLSTLKRLRDLGNTVLVVEHDRDTMLDADHLIDMGPGAGVHGGYLVAQGTPEQVMRNPASLTGRYLKGELEIATPRRRRQLSGRSLTIKGARENNLRDLTVSFPLGVFICVTGVSGSGKSSLVLDTLYRALAQKLNRSRERAGAHKSIEGVEHLDKVIHVDQSPIGRTPRSNPATYTGLFTHIRELFAQLPEARMRGYGPGRFSFNVKGGRCEACQGDGIIRIEMHFLPDVYVTCEVCSGKRYNRDTLEIQYKGKSIAEVLNMTVLDAVEFMGSVPPIRQKLETLRDVGLDYIHLGQSATTLSGGEAQRIKLAKELARRATGRTLYILDEPTTGLHFDDIKRLLEVLGRLADAGNTIIVIEHNLDVIKTADYVIDLGPEGGDRGGQIVAKGTPEEIAAAANSSTGQFLRQVLGHRAAA
- a CDS encoding DUF169 domain-containing protein, which produces MESKRPQAPGFPEPEAYDWNQIVDDLNRLLRLRTTPIGMKLFPTVEEMERIPKLRRPKSIHTTDQIVAQAARLGWTVGITAKDLVGAQCAVVIGLQSADEDWLSGKRMAGVWYSTVEDSSAHQHAMDVVPHGRYAAMAVSPVTSGRLSPPDVCLIYGTPGQMIIFINGLQWAGYKKFEWGCVGESACADSWGRALKTGEPSLSIPCFAERRYGGVLDDELLMAIPPRYLPRTIEGMKRLAGNGLRYPIPQYGIQSDARAGLGVSYSSKD
- a CDS encoding PadR family transcriptional regulator is translated as MESNLTKPRVAARPRPSADRHPYSRWVAPPEVGWPKRPPRIDIKFPILGFLMESEMTGYDIKRRFRDPIGFFYRASDGSLYPALKKLARDAMVTMRTERQGRRARKVYAITPKGREHFLRTLREPAQPIFVYDEAQVKIYFAHHDPEAALHHVERERRFASAWRSFLERLLEEMKTHGASPFRTSMVEIGHGIAALKADLFAKLMLRLERDLRGGSRARIGSRSGLKTGGTFRDARKSVAARTKNDART
- a CDS encoding efflux RND transporter periplasmic adaptor subunit — protein: MKRIIRRLVKLAILALVLGGGYYLGGRYLWPAPDTHTIQTVGIIEAPEVNITSRIAGRIVQLDLLEGDTVERGQVVCRTEDIDIKNQLAKARGDLANAAAALRNAEITMARNDKLFAEHVISAKDRDDSRMALDSDRGAVTAAQANVQFYTDQLNDTVIRAPISGTVVSKNLEIGEWVTPGTPILTVDDLSTIWARVDMEETDLGAIRIGSPAQVTLPTRPPLVFSGQVMAIAQEGQFATETDVRRGRQDIRTFYVKVRVLQATGQVKPGMTAEVAFALNNGIAVSSNTGARTN
- a CDS encoding ATP-binding cassette domain-containing protein, with product MESQSAAIQARELTKRFGEFTAVDHVTFEVRRGELFGLLGPNGAGKTTLSRMLTTLLVPTSGEAFVAGFDIARDPGRVREAIGVIPQALTSDLDLTGWENVDIYGGFYNLGRRARRERAQHLLHMVGLTERANDLVQTYSGGMRRRLEIARGLIHSPEVLFLDEPTIGLDPQSRRAVWELLEQLRTETGLTISLTTHYMDEAETLCDRIAIVDGGKIIAIGTPVELKAKVKGSDRIELEVTGDAEKVVTMLRGQPGVLDVARDPDGPIVVSADDGAHVMPRIIAEIENSGASVSSIKLERMSLEDVFIRFTGRRLRDEPARKGGFFSSSFGMPMPPGR
- a CDS encoding ABC transporter permease, whose protein sequence is MRKTWSIMRRDLLKIGRNPLTIFTSVLLPIIYLLIFGNSFQGVLKHLPVVIVSQDNGPYAIRVMEQMQALAAGPRVITITYNSDAGAAIQDVRNGVYKAALIIPPDFSHDIAEGRIGELGLFTDNVDAISANTLTGVFSQATAAIRAGYVTAREPKLDQIVIRPSNLFTTVDYDRSLIPGVIVMALFMGSLTSGVFNWVMDRFMGITECYLVTPLSRWNLAAGVLGSSVLVTSVASVIVLAAGLLMTSGTITGGAPAAAMLVGVIVLGATGILAMTFVILARANNPRVVGASAGFLNVILFFPSGAIYPTESFPTWLRTFAHYNPETHAVSALKSILFKGANLAAISNDLAFLVVFTAAMLVIASMTVKRTL